A window from Gopherus flavomarginatus isolate rGopFla2 chromosome 4, rGopFla2.mat.asm, whole genome shotgun sequence encodes these proteins:
- the SCP2D1 gene encoding SCP2 sterol-binding domain-containing protein 1: MWKERKKMYLQTKIKETEEATGSGSYVTLTSTSAKPSGKAASLQSDLIFEEIGHRIKEMGSQLVKKVNAIFQWDITRDGKMVVQWTLDLKTGSGEIYQGASRCPADTVFTLSDHDFMQLVLGKIKPRRAFFVGRLKVRGNIMLGQKLEMILKNHAKL; this comes from the coding sequence AtgtggaaggaaagaaagaaaatgtaccTTCAGACTAAGATCAAAGAGACAGAAGAAGCCACTGGCTCAGGCTCCTATGTGACTCTGACATCCACCTCTGCTAAACCTTCAGGGAAAGCCGCCAGCCTCCAGAGTGATCTTATATTTGAGGAAATCGGTCACCGCATCAAGGAAATGGGAAGCCAGCTGGTCAAGAAAGTGAATGCCATATTTCAGTGGGACATCACTAGAGATGGAAAAATGGTGGTGCAGTGGACTCTTGACTTAAAGACTGGCTCTGGAGAGATCTATCAAGGAGCTTCACGTTGTCCTGCTGACACAGTCTTCACCCTTTCCGATCATGATTTCATGCAGTTGGTCCTGGGCAAGATTAAGCCCCGTAGGGCATTCTTTGTTGGCAGGCTGAAGGTAAGAGGCAACATCATGTTGGGTCagaagctggagatgattctTAAAAATCATGCTAAACTCTGA